A section of the Cinclus cinclus chromosome 27, bCinCin1.1, whole genome shotgun sequence genome encodes:
- the TNNI1 gene encoding LOW QUALITY PROTEIN: troponin I, slow skeletal muscle (The sequence of the model RefSeq protein was modified relative to this genomic sequence to represent the inferred CDS: inserted 1 base in 1 codon; deleted 2 bases in 2 codons) → MQSGFAGAGCSSRVSQGMELLPSADSAGQHRTSASLLAAFCLCVPLGLAPLFXLLSLSLAGNSTRRDARARKSKITASRKLLLKSLMLAKAKEEWDQEIVDKQAEKERYLSERVTPLHTSGLSLSQLQDLCRELHEKVEIVDEERYDIEAKCNHNTREIKDLKIKVLDLRGKFKRPPLRRVRVSADAMLRALLGSKHKVSMDLRANLKSVKKEDTEKERPVEVGDWRKNVEAMSGMEGRKKMFDAAKSPTGQ, encoded by the exons ATGCAGTCAGGTTTTGCTGGAGCC GGCTGCTCGTCCCGTGTTTcacaggggatggagctgcttCCCTCGGCCGACAGCGCGGGGCAGCACCGCACCTCGGCATCGCTC CTCGctgccttctgcctctgtgTGCCTTTGGGACTGGCACCTTTGT agcttctttccctttctttggcAGGGAACAGCACACGCCGCGATGCCAGAGCC AGAAAATCCAAGATCACAGCCTCACGCAAACTCTTGTTGAAG AGTTTGATGCTGGCCAAAGCCAAGGAGGAGTGGGATCAGGAGATTGTGGACAAGCAGGCAGAGAAGGAGAGGTACCTGTCTGAGCGGGTCACTCCACTGCACACCAGTGGGCTCTCCTTGAGCCAGCTCCAG GAcctgtgcagggagctgcatGAGAAGGTGGAAATTGTGGATGAGGAGAGATACGACATTGAAGCGAAATGCAACCATAACACCCGTGAG ATTAAAGATCTGAAAATCAAAGTTCTTGATCTCCGAGGGAAGTTCAAGCGCCCTCCCCTGCGCCGGGTTCGTGTCTCAGCCGACGCCatgctcagggctctgctgggctccaAGCACAAGGTGTCCATGGATCTCAGGGCTAACCTGAAGTCTGTCAAGAAGGAGGACACAGAAAAG GAACGCCCTGTGGAAGTGGGAGACTGGCGCAAGAATGTGGAAGCCATGTCAGGCAtggaggggaggaagaagaTGTTCGATGCTGCTAAGTCCCCCACGGGACAGTGA